CTTTCGGTCGATGAATTGGAAGCATTAAAACTTGCCGACTTGCAAGGTCTCCACCATGCCAAAGCTGGCGGGATGATGGGCGTCTCGCGTGCTACGTTTGGAAGAATCATTGAATTAGCTCGCCGTAAAACGATACTTGCTTTGAGTAATGGTTACTCTTTGCGAATCGAAGGGGGAGCTTACGAGGTTATCATGAAACGGAATTTTGTCTGTGCCGATTGCGGCTATCGTTGGGAATCCGATCAAGGGCGTTGCCATACCCCGGGTTGTCCGAAATGCGGCAGCAAACGATTCGGCTGCGAACACAAACCGGAACCGAAATCGGAAGCGAATCCCGATGGCTGTTGCGGCGGGAAAGGCGAACATCACAGTGAAGGCGATGATTGCGATTGTCACTAATCGAGGATTGAAAAATGAGTGGTATCGAAAAACAACACAATGCCGGTTCCGGCGGAAATTGCATCTGTCCAAAATGCGGCGAAAAAATTCCACATCGCGCCGGCAACCCTTGTCGTGAAGAACTATGCCCGAAGTGCGGCGCAAAGATGTTACGGGAAGGGTCGGAACATCATCAATTGTTTCAGAAAAAGCATTCCCAATAGTTTTGGTTGATCGATACAATACAAAGTAATTGATCTCTCATTCTCAACTCAATCTGCCAATCGTTACCAACGTTCGTTGCTGTTAAATCGAAGAATTTCAAAGTAGTAGTGATCACGAATGAAAACTCGTAACACTATGTGAAAACTTTCGGAAGCAACTATGGATGTCGAACATCTTTCGCGACTGCAATTCGCTTTCACGATTGGATTTCATTACCTCTTTCCACCGCTCAGTATCGGCTTAGGGTTGATCATCGTAGCGATGGAGGGGATGTATCTCAAAACTCACGAGATCATCTACCATCAAATGACCCGCTTTTGGGTGCGGGTGTTTGGACTCATCTTCGCTATCGGCGTTGCCACCGGTATTGTCATGGAGTTCCAGTTCGGAACGAATTGGTCAAATTATTCGCGTTTTGTTGGCGATGTTTTTGGCAGCGCTCTCGCAGCGGAGGGGGTGTTTGCTTTTTTCCTCGAATCGGGTTTTTTAGCGATCCTGCTGTTCGGATGGGATAAAGTTAGTCCAAAAATGCACTTCTTCGCGGCTGTGATGGTCGCGTTGGGTTCCCACTTTAGCGCAATCTGGATTATCGTCGCAAACTCCTGGATGCAAACGCCGACCGGTTACCATTTGGTGCAGACTGCTTCCGGAATGCGGGCTGAGATAACCGATTTCTGGGCGTTGGTGTTCAATCCCTCGACAGTTGACCGGTTGACCCATACGCTGGCAGCGGCGTGGCAGACCGGGGCATGGCTCGTGCTCAGTGTTAGTGCGTACTATCTGCTCAAGAACAAGCACACCGAATTTGCAACAAAGAGTATGAAGATTGGTTTGCTCGTTTCCCTCATCGGCTCACTTGGTCAATTGGTCACCGGCCATAGTAGTGCACAGACAATAGCGCAATACCAACCGGCAAAATTAGCGGCGTTCGAGGGACATTATCCCGCAAACGAACCAGCGCCGATGTATCTGTTTGGATGGGTGGATGAGACCAGTCAACAAGTCATCGGCGTCAAGGTTCCCGGGATGCTGAGCTTTTTAGTACATGGCGATTCGAAAGCTCCCGTCACCGGGTTAAATGCATTTCCCGCAGCGGATCGTCCTCCCGTGAATGTTGTGTTTCAGACCTATCATGCGATGGTTGCCATCGGGATGTTTCTCATCGGACTCAGTTTGCTTACAGCGTATGGCGTATGGAAATGTCAAATCACGCAGTGGCGGCTCGTACTCTGGGTATTGGTGTTTACGGTGCTGTTGCCGCAAGCGGCGAATCTACTCGGATGGATGTCGGCGGAAATCGGCCGGCAACCATGGATTGTATACGGTTTGTTGCGCACAAAAGATGGATTGTCGCCGAATGTGGTCGCCTCACAAGTCTGGTCGTCGTTAATCATTTTTGGTTTGATATACGCGCTGTTGCTTGCCGTTTTTCTATATCTCCTAAATGACAAAATTCAACACGGCCCGGAAATCGCTGAGCAAGTCGAAAGTGAGGGACACCGCGCATGATCGACGCCTTGGATTTCAATTTCCTCTGGTATCTCCTGATTGGAATTCTCTTGACTGGATATGCGATTCTCGACGGATTCGATCTTGGGGTCGGAATATTGCATTTATTCATCAAGGGCGATACCGGACGACGGGTATTTTTGAATGCAATCGGACCTGTTTGGGACGGGAACGAAGTTTGGTTGGTTACCGCTGGTGGAGCGCTATTCGCGGCATTTCCCGAAGTTTATGCGACGGCATTTTCCGGATTCTATCTTCCTTTTATGTTGCTCTTGTTTGCGTTGATTTTTCGGGCGGTGTCGATTGAATTTCGCAGCAAGCAAACTGGTGTTCGCTGGCGAAAAGTGTGGGACGTAAGTTTTTTCGGCGGGAGTTTATTAGCGTCGTTGCTGATCGGCATCACGTTGGGGAACATTATCTGGGGGATTCCACTCGACGCCGCGCATAATTATACCGGCACACTATTGGATTTGATCCACCCTTACTCGCTGTTAGTAGGGATTACTACCGTTGCGCTTTTCATGATGCACGGCGCGATTTATCTGGTTTTGAAAACCGAACAGGAAGTCCAGAAAACGGTGCGAAACTGGGTGAACAACACCATGGTCTTTTTCATTATATGCTATGCGACAACGACGATGGCAACCTTGCTGTATGTTCCCCGGATGACTGCGGCATTTCGCGAATACCCTTGGCTGTTTAGTGTCGCGTTACTGAGTATGCTTGCCATCGCGAACATCCCACGGGAAATCCATCTCGGCAGGGAGTTTCGCGCGTTTCTTTCCTCCAGCGCCGCCATTGCGGCATTGATGGCACTATTTGGAATTGGGATGTTTCCGACGATGTTGTATTCAGTAGGGTTGCCCGAAAATAGTCTAACGATTTACAACGGGGCTTCTTCCGAAAAAACCCTCATGATTATGCTGATCATAGCGTTGATTGGAATGCCGTTAGTAATTGCATACACCGTGAGTATTTACTGGATCTTCCGCGGTAAAGTAAAGCTTGATAAAATGAGTTATTGAGCGCGGTCTGCAACCGAACTAACCAACGACCGTAAATAACCGTATCATTATCCTAACCGGAGATACAATGTCAAAACTCATCGCATTCTTGCTCATATTGCCGATTGTGGTATTTGCCCAAGGAAAGGAAACCGTGGAAACCGTACATTCATTCACTATGAAATCGATTGATGGCAAACTGGTGCCGCTTTCGGAATATGCCGGGAAAGTCCTGCTCATCGTCAATACTGCGAGTAATTGCGGATTTACTCCTCAATACAAAGGGTTGGAAGAGCTGCAACAGTCTTATGCGAAAGACGGTTTTTCCGTGTTGGGATTTCCCTGTAATCAGTTTGGCGCACAGGAACCGGGTAGCGAAGCGGATATCAAAACGTTTTGCTCGGTCAACTATCAAGTCACCTTTCCGATGTTTGCGAAGATCGATGTAAATGGCGACAATGCCGATCCGTTGTATAAATACCTTACCAAATCCGCTCCCGGAATTTTAGGTACCGAAGCAATCAAATGGAACTTCACAAAATTCTTGATTGGGAAAGACGGAAAGGTCTTAGAACGATACGCGCCAAACACAAAACCCGCCGACATTGTTGATGATATTGTTGCGGCGATGAAGGGGAAGTAAGGTTATTCTTTCCTATTGAAATAGAGAAGCCCGTCACGATTGAACGGGCTTTTATTGCATTCACAAGGTTGTCATTGCTTGGAATCTGCCAACTAGCGAATGACGTGGCAACTCCAAAGGTAATCTCTTTTTTAACGTAACTTCATACTACTTCATCAACACCATCTTCTGTGTTTGAGAAAAGTTTCCAGCATTCAAACGAACGAAATAGGTTCCGGTGGCGAGTGATTTGCCTTCAAAATGGAACGTATACTCCCCGGGATTTTGATGAAAGTCGATCAGCTTTGCGATCGCTCTCCCCGAAATATCGAATACCCGTAAATCGACTATGCTCGCTTTTGCAATCGTATACCGAATTTCAGTCGAGGAGTTGAACGGATTGGGGTAATTTGGTTTGAGGGAAAAATGTTGAGGGATTACTTCGGAAGCTCGATTAACTACGCCGAGAATTTGTGAATAGTCGAAAACACCAAAGTTATTCCCATCGGCGACAAAGATAATACTATCAGTAATCGAAACGGCATTCGCATTACCGAGTGTGTTATAATATCCAACTTCTTGTGGTCTTGCGGGATCCGATAGGTTAAGAATTCGAATACCGGCAGGTCCATCTGCGATA
Above is a window of bacterium DNA encoding:
- a CDS encoding DUF134 domain-containing protein — translated: MPSGRPHNCRRVSSVPSINRYKPCGVPLNLKTEVVLSVDELEALKLADLQGLHHAKAGGMMGVSRATFGRIIELARRKTILALSNGYSLRIEGGAYEVIMKRNFVCADCGYRWESDQGRCHTPGCPKCGSKRFGCEHKPEPKSEANPDGCCGGKGEHHSEGDDCDCH
- a CDS encoding ferredoxin is translated as MSGIEKQHNAGSGGNCICPKCGEKIPHRAGNPCREELCPKCGAKMLREGSEHHQLFQKKHSQ
- a CDS encoding cytochrome ubiquinol oxidase subunit I → MDVEHLSRLQFAFTIGFHYLFPPLSIGLGLIIVAMEGMYLKTHEIIYHQMTRFWVRVFGLIFAIGVATGIVMEFQFGTNWSNYSRFVGDVFGSALAAEGVFAFFLESGFLAILLFGWDKVSPKMHFFAAVMVALGSHFSAIWIIVANSWMQTPTGYHLVQTASGMRAEITDFWALVFNPSTVDRLTHTLAAAWQTGAWLVLSVSAYYLLKNKHTEFATKSMKIGLLVSLIGSLGQLVTGHSSAQTIAQYQPAKLAAFEGHYPANEPAPMYLFGWVDETSQQVIGVKVPGMLSFLVHGDSKAPVTGLNAFPAADRPPVNVVFQTYHAMVAIGMFLIGLSLLTAYGVWKCQITQWRLVLWVLVFTVLLPQAANLLGWMSAEIGRQPWIVYGLLRTKDGLSPNVVASQVWSSLIIFGLIYALLLAVFLYLLNDKIQHGPEIAEQVESEGHRA
- the cydB gene encoding cytochrome d ubiquinol oxidase subunit II; its protein translation is MIDALDFNFLWYLLIGILLTGYAILDGFDLGVGILHLFIKGDTGRRVFLNAIGPVWDGNEVWLVTAGGALFAAFPEVYATAFSGFYLPFMLLLFALIFRAVSIEFRSKQTGVRWRKVWDVSFFGGSLLASLLIGITLGNIIWGIPLDAAHNYTGTLLDLIHPYSLLVGITTVALFMMHGAIYLVLKTEQEVQKTVRNWVNNTMVFFIICYATTTMATLLYVPRMTAAFREYPWLFSVALLSMLAIANIPREIHLGREFRAFLSSSAAIAALMALFGIGMFPTMLYSVGLPENSLTIYNGASSEKTLMIMLIIALIGMPLVIAYTVSIYWIFRGKVKLDKMSY
- a CDS encoding glutathione peroxidase, whose translation is METVHSFTMKSIDGKLVPLSEYAGKVLLIVNTASNCGFTPQYKGLEELQQSYAKDGFSVLGFPCNQFGAQEPGSEADIKTFCSVNYQVTFPMFAKIDVNGDNADPLYKYLTKSAPGILGTEAIKWNFTKFLIGKDGKVLERYAPNTKPADIVDDIVAAMKGK
- a CDS encoding T9SS type A sorting domain-containing protein, coding for AIAVSGNSAFVADGESGIAIFDVSHPDSLRLIRVLDTPGFASKITTESNFAYTADGDSGLCIHDIANPLQPVEVGRFDTPGIANDVKVSGSYAFIADGPAGIRILNLSDPARPQEVGYYNTLGNANAVSITDSIIFVADGNNFGVFDYSQILGVVNRASEVIPQHFSLKPNYPNPFNSSTEIRYTIAKASIVDLRVFDISGRAIAKLIDFHQNPGEYTFHFEGKSLATGTYFVRLNAGNFSQTQKMVLMK